Proteins encoded in a region of the Paucibacter sediminis genome:
- a CDS encoding DUF1801 domain-containing protein, with protein MSTKTKLLAGGNPQIAKGDGDGPVQAYIAAMPGWKGNVGRVIDALIDRTVPDVSKAVKWNSPFYGMPGQGWFLSFHCCAKYVKVAFFRGSALTPLPPVESKQQQVRYLHIREGEQVNEAQFSHWVGQASKLPGWGGVEHQRASP; from the coding sequence ATGTCCACCAAAACCAAGCTGCTCGCAGGCGGGAATCCGCAGATCGCCAAGGGCGATGGTGATGGCCCGGTCCAGGCTTACATTGCGGCCATGCCTGGCTGGAAGGGCAATGTCGGCCGCGTCATCGATGCCTTGATCGACCGCACCGTGCCGGACGTATCCAAGGCGGTCAAATGGAACTCGCCCTTCTACGGCATGCCGGGCCAAGGGTGGTTCTTGAGCTTTCACTGCTGCGCAAAGTACGTCAAGGTCGCCTTCTTCCGTGGCAGCGCGCTAACGCCGCTGCCGCCTGTCGAATCCAAGCAGCAGCAGGTGCGCTACCTCCACATTCGCGAAGGCGAGCAAGTCAACGAGGCCCAGTTTTCCCACTGGGTCGGGCAAGCCAGCAAGCTGCCTGGGTGGGGTGGCGTCGAACACCAGAGAGCATCGCCATGA
- a CDS encoding WD40/YVTN/BNR-like repeat-containing protein, with translation MRRTAPPASPASSSSSSRRKAATRLVLLVATRKGAWLFHGDARRKTWTADGPHFLGHTISHLQLDPRDGRTLLAAAKTGHLGPTIFRSTNLGRSWKEAQQPPAFAQPSGGLPGRAVDHVFWLTPGHASEPGSWYAGTSPQGLFRSEDGGVSWLPLPAVNDNPQLREWMGSVQDGTPDGPKLHSVIVDPRDAKHLYFAMSGGGVHESRDGGASWSTLIQGLEVVEGFDPGTVTFHDPHCVRLCPAMPDRLYQQNHCGIYRMDRSGSTSASPAADVWQRIGRKMPKRVGDIGFPMVVHPREADTAWVFPMDGTTVWPRTSPAGRPAAYVTRNAGKSWQRLDQGLPESQAWWTVKRQAMTADALATPALYLGTTSGELWIGRDEGASWSNIARHLPEIYAVEVAELAA, from the coding sequence ATGCGCCGAACCGCCCCCCCAGCCTCGCCTGCCTCTTCCTCTTCGTCCAGCCGGCGCAAGGCCGCCACGCGCCTCGTGCTGCTGGTGGCGACGCGCAAGGGGGCCTGGCTCTTCCACGGCGATGCCAGGCGCAAGACCTGGACGGCCGATGGGCCGCATTTCCTGGGCCACACCATCAGCCACCTGCAGCTGGACCCGCGCGACGGCCGCACCCTGCTGGCCGCGGCCAAGACCGGCCACCTCGGCCCGACGATCTTCCGCTCCACCAACCTCGGCCGCAGCTGGAAGGAGGCGCAGCAGCCGCCCGCCTTCGCCCAGCCGAGCGGCGGCCTGCCAGGCCGCGCCGTGGACCATGTGTTCTGGCTGACCCCCGGGCATGCCAGCGAGCCGGGCAGCTGGTATGCCGGCACCTCGCCGCAGGGCCTGTTCCGCTCGGAGGATGGCGGCGTCAGCTGGCTGCCGCTGCCCGCCGTCAACGACAACCCGCAGCTGCGCGAATGGATGGGCTCGGTGCAGGACGGTACGCCGGACGGGCCGAAGCTGCATTCGGTGATCGTCGACCCGCGGGATGCAAAACATCTCTACTTCGCGATGTCGGGCGGCGGCGTGCACGAGTCGCGCGACGGCGGCGCCAGCTGGTCCACCCTGATCCAGGGCCTGGAGGTGGTGGAGGGCTTCGATCCGGGCACCGTCACCTTCCACGACCCGCATTGCGTGCGGCTGTGCCCCGCCATGCCCGATCGCCTCTACCAGCAGAACCATTGCGGCATCTACCGGATGGACAGGTCGGGCAGCACCTCGGCCAGCCCGGCGGCTGATGTGTGGCAGCGCATCGGCCGCAAGATGCCCAAGCGCGTGGGCGACATCGGCTTCCCGATGGTGGTGCACCCGCGCGAGGCCGATACCGCCTGGGTCTTCCCCATGGATGGCACGACCGTCTGGCCGCGCACCAGCCCGGCCGGGCGCCCGGCGGCCTATGTCACGCGCAATGCCGGCAAGAGCTGGCAGCGGCTGGACCAGGGCCTGCCGGAAAGTCAGGCCTGGTGGACCGTGAAGCGCCAGGCCATGACGGCGGACGCCCTGGCCACGCCGGCCCTCTACCTGGGCACCACCAGCGGCGAGTTGTGGATCGGCAGGGACGAAGGCGCGAGCTGGAGCAACATCGCCCGCCACCTCCCGGAGATCTACGCCGTGGAAGTGGCCGAGCTCGCTGCATGA
- a CDS encoding diguanylate cyclase domain-containing protein → MLIPAERAPRYIPSLGSWLAGLLLSAVCLVLLGTVLLIENFARAHAERRAIDALQLVATDFRDALDRGMAQQFRQLIVLAQLEPLQQTARPAALRRTLEQIQQGFSHFAWLGVTDAQGRVLAASGGLLEGVDVSARPWWQGGRQAPFVGDVHAAVLLERLLPKQTEPWRFVDFALPLPGAAGEGAGVLGAHLSWSWAREVKAELIDATLASHRAEALVLDRHGKVILGPPALEGQPLPSQGGPSRVEREFDGEAFYVAVLPTRGHERYPGLGWQVLVRQPVAVALADYFSLRRQIGYCALALLILFLPLSWWLARRLSAPLRQLAAAITARHHLGEGELPRVGGYREAQLLSNALAELAQRQAEQDASLSELNASLEQRVQARTAELRDAMRQLAASEQRLLAVTDNIPAMVGYFDREQHCHFANSQALKVHGLSASQALGMSLRAGLGEASYALHEPYVRQVLAGQSCHFIGALELGGSDAHFQAHLVPDLDAGGLVQGFYLMSFDITRLKRAERVLAALSRVDSLTGVPNRRHFDERLPEAMARCQRGQQLMALMFLDLDKFKSINDGLGHAAGDAVLQAFAQRLRACVRGTDLVCRLAGDEFVLLLEGLHAPAEAGLVAQKVLDAVAQPLQLAQGPLQLSTSIGIACYQGEEPADPASLLARADQALYAAKAAGRGCFRYAEGEAAG, encoded by the coding sequence CCCTCGCTGGGCAGCTGGCTGGCCGGCCTGCTGCTGAGCGCCGTCTGCCTGGTGCTGCTGGGCACCGTGCTGCTGATCGAGAACTTTGCGCGCGCCCATGCCGAGCGGCGTGCCATCGATGCGCTGCAGCTGGTGGCCACCGACTTCCGCGACGCGCTGGATCGCGGCATGGCCCAGCAGTTCCGGCAGCTGATCGTGCTGGCCCAGCTGGAGCCCCTGCAGCAGACCGCGCGGCCTGCCGCCCTGCGCCGCACGCTGGAGCAGATCCAGCAGGGTTTCAGCCACTTTGCCTGGCTGGGCGTGACCGACGCGCAGGGCCGGGTGCTGGCCGCCAGCGGTGGCCTGCTGGAAGGCGTGGACGTGTCGGCCCGGCCCTGGTGGCAGGGCGGACGCCAGGCGCCGTTTGTGGGCGATGTGCATGCCGCGGTGCTGCTGGAGCGCCTCCTGCCCAAGCAGACCGAGCCCTGGCGCTTCGTCGACTTCGCGCTGCCGCTGCCCGGTGCCGCGGGGGAGGGCGCGGGCGTGCTGGGTGCGCACCTGAGCTGGTCCTGGGCGCGCGAGGTCAAGGCCGAGCTGATCGACGCCACGCTGGCTTCGCACCGCGCCGAGGCCCTGGTGCTGGACCGCCATGGCAAGGTGATCCTCGGCCCGCCGGCGCTGGAGGGCCAGCCACTGCCCAGCCAGGGCGGGCCCAGCCGCGTGGAGCGCGAGTTCGATGGCGAGGCCTTCTATGTCGCGGTGCTGCCCACGCGCGGCCACGAGCGCTACCCCGGCCTGGGCTGGCAGGTGCTGGTGCGCCAACCGGTGGCGGTGGCGCTGGCCGACTATTTCAGCCTGCGGCGCCAGATCGGCTATTGCGCGCTGGCCCTGCTGATCCTGTTTCTACCGCTGAGCTGGTGGCTGGCCAGGCGCTTGTCGGCGCCGCTGCGCCAGCTCGCCGCGGCGATCACCGCGCGCCACCATCTGGGCGAGGGCGAGCTGCCACGCGTGGGGGGCTACCGCGAGGCCCAGCTGCTTTCCAACGCGTTGGCCGAGCTGGCGCAGCGCCAGGCCGAGCAGGATGCCTCCCTGAGCGAGCTGAACGCCTCGCTGGAGCAGCGCGTGCAGGCGCGCACCGCGGAGCTGCGCGATGCCATGCGCCAGCTGGCCGCCAGCGAGCAGCGCCTGCTCGCGGTGACCGACAACATCCCCGCCATGGTGGGCTATTTCGACCGCGAGCAGCATTGCCACTTCGCCAACTCGCAGGCGCTCAAGGTGCACGGGCTGAGCGCCAGCCAGGCGCTCGGCATGAGCTTGCGCGCCGGCCTGGGCGAGGCCAGCTACGCCTTGCACGAACCCTATGTACGGCAGGTGCTGGCGGGCCAGAGCTGCCACTTCATCGGCGCGCTGGAGCTGGGCGGCAGTGACGCGCACTTTCAGGCCCATCTGGTGCCCGACCTGGACGCCGGCGGCCTGGTGCAGGGCTTCTACCTGATGAGCTTCGACATCACCCGGCTCAAGCGCGCCGAGCGCGTGCTGGCCGCGTTGAGCCGGGTGGACAGCCTGACCGGCGTGCCGAACCGGCGCCATTTCGATGAACGCCTGCCCGAGGCGATGGCGCGCTGCCAGCGCGGCCAGCAGCTGATGGCGCTGATGTTCCTGGACCTGGACAAGTTCAAGAGCATCAACGACGGCCTGGGCCATGCGGCCGGCGATGCGGTGTTGCAGGCGTTTGCGCAGCGCCTGCGCGCCTGCGTGCGCGGCACCGACCTGGTGTGCCGCCTGGCCGGCGATGAGTTCGTGCTGCTGCTGGAGGGCTTGCACGCGCCCGCCGAGGCGGGGCTGGTGGCGCAGAAGGTGCTCGATGCCGTGGCCCAGCCGCTGCAGCTGGCGCAGGGGCCGCTGCAGCTTTCCACCAGCATCGGCATCGCCTGCTACCAGGGTGAGGAGCCGGCCGACCCGGCCAGCCTGCTGGCCCGGGCCGACCAGGCGCTCTACGCCGCCAAGGCGGCCGGGCGCGGCTGCTTCCGCTATGCCGAGGGTGAGGCGGCGGGCTGA
- a CDS encoding PKD domain-containing protein, with protein MKPIKTLLVLPTLLAMACTAWAAGPASPAVPHLQKPPFPSVSLPDKQAAGQRAIDLLGSRLPEVAAWYRKSPDEFKALLLADKRMRIDQRGRVFFVEELDQALPAASSPGLLDGSLAPLEQSFLLHSRPGAQRTIYLNFKGATLSGTAWNGSGGSIIAPPFDLDGLPGSFSTTELQRIQYIWQRVAEDYAAFDVDVTTEAVAPELLTRAGSTDQVFGTTVLITSRTGVYSCSCGGVAYLGVFDDTSDYYKPALVFYDALGPGNEKYVAEAISHEAGHNMGLSHDGTATTGYYQGQGSGATGWAPIMGVGYYQALVQWSKGEYSGANNVQDDYVVMQSNGLPLRPDDHGNSAATATPLTGSSSGGITSASAQGVIERPDDVDVFAFSAAAGPASFNLSPAARSPNLDALISLRNSAGVLLGQANPLDALNASLGLTLPAAGSYYLSVQGTGKGDPLVTGYSNYGSVGQYALSASYPSAGSQAPIAAISASTLRGTAPLNVSFSGAGSSDPDGSLVAYDWSFGDGGSASGVSSAHSYANPGSYSAQLRVTDNSGLSAASSVTITVDAPVAIVEMRVADIAMSLNVAKNGNAQAGAAVKVLSAAGLPVAGATVTGKWSGLVSSNAVSAVTDSTGVARFSSPSTRKTGGSFVYSVTGVSLSGYSYAPLTNTETSDSIAR; from the coding sequence ATGAAGCCGATCAAGACGCTGCTCGTTCTGCCCACCCTGCTGGCCATGGCCTGCACCGCCTGGGCCGCCGGCCCGGCCAGCCCGGCCGTGCCGCATCTGCAGAAGCCGCCCTTCCCGTCCGTCAGCCTGCCCGACAAGCAGGCGGCGGGGCAGCGCGCCATCGACCTGCTGGGCAGTCGCCTGCCCGAGGTGGCGGCCTGGTATCGCAAGTCGCCCGACGAGTTCAAGGCCCTGCTGCTGGCCGACAAGCGCATGCGCATCGACCAGCGCGGCCGCGTGTTCTTCGTCGAAGAGCTCGACCAGGCCTTGCCCGCGGCCTCCAGCCCGGGTCTGCTGGACGGCAGCCTGGCGCCGCTGGAGCAGAGCTTTCTGCTGCACAGCCGGCCCGGCGCGCAGCGCACCATCTACCTGAACTTCAAGGGCGCCACGCTCAGCGGCACCGCCTGGAACGGCAGCGGCGGCAGCATCATCGCCCCGCCCTTCGATCTGGACGGCCTGCCCGGCAGCTTCTCCACCACCGAGCTGCAGCGCATCCAGTACATCTGGCAGCGCGTGGCCGAGGACTATGCGGCCTTCGATGTCGACGTCACCACCGAGGCGGTGGCGCCCGAGCTGCTGACGCGCGCCGGCAGCACCGACCAGGTGTTCGGCACCACCGTGCTGATCACCAGCCGCACCGGCGTCTACAGCTGCAGCTGCGGCGGCGTGGCCTACCTGGGGGTGTTCGACGACACCAGCGACTACTACAAGCCCGCGCTGGTGTTCTACGACGCCCTGGGCCCCGGCAACGAGAAATACGTGGCCGAGGCGATCTCGCACGAGGCGGGCCACAACATGGGCCTGAGCCATGACGGCACCGCCACCACCGGCTACTACCAGGGTCAGGGCAGCGGCGCCACCGGCTGGGCACCCATCATGGGCGTGGGCTACTACCAGGCCCTGGTGCAGTGGAGCAAGGGCGAGTACAGCGGCGCCAACAACGTGCAGGACGACTACGTCGTGATGCAGAGCAACGGCCTGCCGCTGCGGCCCGACGACCATGGCAACAGCGCCGCCACCGCCACCCCGCTCACCGGCAGTAGCAGCGGCGGCATCACCAGCGCCAGCGCCCAGGGCGTGATCGAGCGGCCCGACGATGTCGACGTGTTCGCCTTCTCGGCCGCGGCCGGCCCCGCCAGCTTCAACCTCAGCCCGGCGGCGCGCTCGCCCAATCTCGATGCCCTGATCAGCCTGCGCAACAGCGCCGGCGTGCTGCTGGGCCAGGCCAATCCGCTCGACGCCCTGAACGCCAGCCTCGGCCTCACGCTGCCGGCCGCCGGCAGCTATTACCTCTCCGTGCAGGGCACCGGCAAGGGCGATCCGCTCGTCACCGGCTACAGCAATTACGGCAGCGTGGGCCAATACGCCCTCAGCGCCAGCTATCCCAGCGCAGGCAGCCAGGCGCCCATCGCGGCCATCAGCGCCTCCACGCTGCGCGGCACCGCGCCGCTCAACGTGAGCTTCTCCGGCGCCGGCTCCAGCGACCCCGACGGCAGCCTGGTGGCCTATGACTGGAGCTTCGGCGACGGCGGCAGCGCCAGCGGCGTCAGCAGCGCGCACAGCTATGCCAACCCCGGCAGCTACAGCGCGCAATTGCGCGTCACCGACAACAGCGGCCTCTCGGCCGCCAGCAGCGTCACCATCACGGTGGACGCGCCGGTGGCCATCGTCGAGATGCGCGTGGCCGACATCGCGATGAGTCTCAACGTCGCCAAGAACGGCAACGCGCAGGCCGGCGCGGCCGTCAAGGTGCTGAGCGCCGCCGGCCTGCCGGTGGCCGGCGCCACCGTCACCGGCAAGTGGAGCGGCCTGGTCTCGAGCAATGCCGTCTCCGCCGTCACCGACAGCACCGGCGTCGCGCGCTTCAGCTCGCCCAGCACGCGCAAGACCGGCGGCAGCTTTGTCTACAGCGTCACCGGCGTGAGCCTGAGCGGCTACAGCTACGCGCCGCTGACGAATACCGAGACGAGCGACTCGATCGCGCGCTGA
- a CDS encoding DUF2267 domain-containing protein has product MPLPFEYQNATLEFERFMVDARDLAGLNTTNMAWNMVVGVLHTFRRRLSIDQALRFADLLPPVLRAIFVEGWRPGEPVAGFGTREELLAEVRAVRPAHNFSPPDAIAAVAAALRRHVDVAALERLLPSLPAGAKEFWSGQVS; this is encoded by the coding sequence ATGCCGCTGCCCTTCGAATATCAGAACGCCACGCTGGAGTTCGAGCGCTTCATGGTCGACGCGCGCGATCTCGCGGGCCTGAACACCACCAATATGGCGTGGAACATGGTCGTCGGCGTGCTGCACACCTTTCGCCGGCGGCTCTCGATCGACCAGGCGCTGCGATTTGCGGACCTGCTGCCACCCGTGCTGCGCGCCATCTTCGTGGAAGGCTGGCGCCCCGGCGAGCCGGTGGCCGGCTTCGGCACACGGGAGGAACTTCTGGCCGAGGTTCGCGCCGTGCGCCCGGCGCATAACTTTTCACCTCCGGACGCGATCGCCGCGGTTGCGGCCGCGCTGCGCCGGCATGTCGACGTGGCCGCCCTCGAGCGGCTGCTGCCAAGCCTGCCCGCGGGTGCGAAGGAGTTCTGGTCGGGCCAGGTCTCTTGA
- a CDS encoding MoaD/ThiS family protein encodes MQVLIPAALQSYTRAARVAATGDSLDAMFADLEQRYPGLRFRVVDERGLLRPNMRIFVNGLGVRELRHELQPDDAVAIVLALSGG; translated from the coding sequence ATGCAGGTCTTGATCCCCGCCGCACTGCAGTCCTACACGCGCGCTGCGCGGGTGGCGGCCACGGGCGATTCGCTGGACGCCATGTTCGCGGACCTCGAGCAGCGCTACCCCGGGCTGCGGTTTCGCGTCGTCGACGAGCGCGGCCTGCTGCGGCCCAATATGCGCATCTTCGTCAACGGCTTGGGTGTGCGGGAACTGCGGCATGAGCTGCAGCCGGACGACGCCGTGGCCATTGTGCTGGCCCTCAGTGGCGGTTGA
- a CDS encoding GNAT family N-acetyltransferase has translation MQIREASSADRSTIAMLVSEANKDVAVQFGLNIENCPKHPSFYTPSWVDADFSRGEKYFIAEDNLSPIACVAYEIPSAGLAYLNRLSVLPAHRRSGVGAKLVRHVVDQVRTLSVSTISIGVIGEHTVLQAWYNKLGFTDGEIKRFPHLPFSVKYMAYAVQAG, from the coding sequence ATGCAAATTCGAGAAGCCTCTTCCGCGGATCGCTCAACGATCGCAATGCTCGTCAGCGAAGCCAACAAGGACGTGGCGGTGCAATTCGGCTTAAACATCGAAAACTGCCCGAAGCACCCATCGTTCTATACGCCGTCCTGGGTGGATGCTGATTTCTCCCGGGGCGAGAAGTATTTCATCGCGGAAGACAACCTAAGTCCAATTGCTTGTGTGGCCTACGAAATTCCAAGCGCCGGTCTCGCTTACCTGAATCGCCTTTCTGTGCTTCCCGCTCACCGCCGCAGCGGTGTTGGCGCAAAGCTCGTGCGACACGTAGTTGATCAGGTTCGCACTTTGTCGGTCAGTACCATCAGTATTGGTGTTATTGGCGAACACACGGTGCTACAAGCCTGGTACAACAAGCTTGGTTTTACGGATGGCGAAATCAAGCGGTTTCCTCACCTACCGTTTTCGGTCAAATACATGGCGTATGCGGTACAGGCTGGCTAA